The sequence GAtagtgaaagagaggagggtgtgtCTGAACATGAAGATCATCTTGTGGTcaattctgagtctgatgattctgattatgaaccaaatgaggaaacagctATTCGTTTTCCTCCAGGCAAGTCATTCACATCTAAAAATTAGGAAATTCAGCGATCTCCATCCCCAAATATACGTCAGGCAAAACTGTTTgcagaaaacattataaagacagagccaCTAGGATAGCAGGGACTCGTGTAACAGACATCCAGTCAGCTTTTGAGATGgtcatggtaaatggtaaatgtttAATAGACTTGTACTCATATATGTctttctagtcttctgaccactcaaagctcttttacactacttgtcgcattcacccattcataccacaTTCACTcaatgatggtagaggctgctatagtaagggaccatcagtattagctaatctcattcatacacacaccgctgaacaacagcgggagcagtttggggttcagtgtcttgctcaaggacactttggaatgtgactgcaggagcttggATGGAAGAGAGACAAGCTTGCAGCCATTaggacagtgagggacaagtgggtggATCAACTTCCACTTGTCTTTAatccaggccctaatgtcacagtggatgaaaggatagtggcattcagaggttccttccattttaggcaatatatgccctccaaaccagctaaatacagcattaaATGGCAGCATATGACAGGAGAGTTGtctcttgttaatttatcaacatcacttggtaaaaaataaataaataaataaaaatttaaaatgtaaaatacaataaacacaaatctatttcatgtaaaactattgtatttatatttagggctttccaatgtatttaaaaaagattTAACATGAAGTTCCatgaaaacaagtgagttatcctctttgaaccatgatctgtgggAACTAAataacaccattgcactaaatattgattgaaatgtttagtaatggagttgaaaATGAgactaaaaaaatattgattgggGTTTgaacacttttggataattaaatatgaccTGGCCTCAGGAATATTTCAGGGACTCTTGCATTATAAACCCAAACAGAGAGCATGTTTGTTAAAGAAGTGCTTGTTATTGAAATGATGTATTTGAGTAacagcttgttcagctcagtctGCTTGTGATAAATGTATTTGGATGATGGTGCTCAGTTGAGGAGCACTGGGAGCAGTgtattgtgtatttgtgttagTATATTCTAAGCTCacagcagccatgttgttgAAGTGATGGATTGAGTCCTATCATATGAACGCTGCTGAACAAGGTTTTGTTGTTGAACAGGACTTATTGAATGAGGCCTGTTGATGTTACATAGCTTGAAATGTTTGTCCTGTCTGCTGTGATTGTAATAAGTTGAATTGAATGGGCCTACGAGGTGACATAGAGCTCAGTGAATAAGAATGAATGTCTCTGTAATTGATTGAATGTGTTAAATGTGACATGAATGAACAGGACTCCTCTCTTCAGTGTGAGATGtgggtggctcttaaaagagcctttAGTTTTGAGGTGAATCTTCGGTGGTCTCAGCTCACTTCTTCTTTGCTGCTACCTTCTTGACTTTGGGCTTGGCAACCTTCTTTGCGGGGGCTTTCTTGGCTGCAGGAGCCTTCTTGACCACCTTCTTGGGGCTCTTGGTGGCCTTCTTTGGACTCTTGGTAGCCTTCTTAGGGCTCTTTGTGGGCTTCTTGGGGCTTTTGGCTGCTTTCTTGGCCGCTGCGGGTTTTTTGACCTTCTTCGGGGACTTCTTAGCTGCTACTGGCTTCTTAGCTGCCGCTGCCTTGGGCTTCTTGGCCGCTGCAGGTTTCTTGGCTTTAGGAGCGACTTTCTTAGCCGGCTTCTTCTCTGCGACCTTCTTGCTCATCTTGAAGGATCCGGAGGCCCCGGTTCCCTTAACCTGGA is a genomic window of Notolabrus celidotus isolate fNotCel1 chromosome 8, fNotCel1.pri, whole genome shotgun sequence containing:
- the LOC117817091 gene encoding histone H1-like, translated to MAEQAPAPAPAAAPAKAAKKKAPKPKKAGPSVSELIVTAVSASKERSGVSAAALKKVLAAGGYDVDKNKARVKTAIKSLVAKGTLVQVKGTGASGSFKMSKKVAEKKPAKKVAPKAKKPAAAKKPKAAAAKKPVAAKKSPKKVKKPAAAKKAAKSPKKPTKSPKKATKSPKKATKSPKKVVKKAPAAKKAPAKKVAKPKVKKVAAKKK